A stretch of Vairimorpha necatrix chromosome 2, complete sequence DNA encodes these proteins:
- a CDS encoding putative hexose phosphate translocator, producing the protein MKKTIQIIGLITLYYFTSLGLGFFTKYFLSKTAYNFRFPLFKSSIQNLTHFILSSAIIKMNKDYAKDSKFMYYTIPCAITGALDIGLSSFSLRNVSLAFYTMVKSSAPVFILLSGMVFGIEQPSVQFFLIIFSIGLGVFMTSFKNSNFDFTGFGIISFASFMAGFRWAFIQYLLEKRGIKKGGMYGTIRDLSLPISFILCIMSYYYEGFYEIIQSEFFNNTRSAMKNLGFIIGIGIFSFLLICSEFTLVSKTSVVFLSISSIIKELVIIFISLFRKEIELNGVNYIGLGISILGILFYNIKRQKIR; encoded by the coding sequence atgAAGAAAACAATACAAATAATTGGTCTTATAactctttattattttacatcACTAGGATTAGGATtctttacaaaatatttcttatcaAAAACAGCCTACAACTTCAGATTTCcactttttaaaagttcAATACAAAACTTGACACATTTCATTTTAAGCTCTgctattataaaaatgaacaaAGACTACGCTAAAGATTCCAAATTTATGTATTACACAATTCCTTGTGCGATAACTGGCGCATTGGATATAGGCCTAAGCTCTTTTTCATTACGAAATGTTTCATTGGCTTTTTATACGATGGTGAAATCTTCAGCAccagtttttattttattatctgGGATGGTATTCGGTATAGAACAGCCTTCCGTACagttttttcttattattttttccattGGTTTAGGAGTCTTCATGACTTCTTTTAAGAATTcgaattttgattttaccGGTTTCGGAATAATCTCATTCGCGTCTTTTATGGCGGGTTTCCGTTGGGCGTTTATTCAGTACCTCTTAGAAAAGCGCGGTATTAAGAAAGGAGGAATGTATGGGACTATAAGAGATCTCAGTCTTCCTATATCTTTCATATTATGTATCATGTCTTATTATTACGAAGGATTTTACGAAATTATCCAatcagaattttttaataatactaGATCGgcaatgaaaaatttaggATTTATAATAGGAATTGGGATATTTTCCTTCTTATTGATATGTTCTGAATTTACATTAGTGTCTAAAACAAGTGTAGTGTTTTTGAGTATAAGTAGTATAATTAAGGAATtagtaataatttttatatcattgTTTAGAAAAGAAATAGAGTTAAATGgtgtaaattatattggATTAGGAATAAGTATCCTAGGAATactgttttataatatcaaaagacaaaaaattagatag
- a CDS encoding serine palmitoyltransferase 2 (SPTLC2), which produces MYTASSTKFSLLTTYLSFLIIFCIGYIKDIARKILKINKNKSPSILSDLQSFYGRTCARRISDCLNFPVKGRPGRIIHVLNRIQDTPYSLKITKEVKQLINFGSYNYLGFGDTPDKLIKKLHKTIDKYPINIAACYRDIGRHKLIIKLEKEMASFLHKEDCVVFPMGYGTNTSNIPCLLSEGTLVYSDILNHASIITGLKMGKAVIKTFKHNDMEDLEKRLIFDISQGQPTTHRSWEKIIVIVEGIYSMEGTILKLNELINLKKKYKFYIFIDEAHSIGALGQTGRGVCEYHNVDFNDIDILMGTFTKSFASMGGYIAASKSIVDHLRIFSDFSRFGEQMSPVVARQILECLKIIKYKKLGLRKLEKLRRNVQLMRNGLKKLNMFVLGDESSPVIPVIITHPAKMCELSRICREEGIGVVIVGYPGAPILYGRVRLCMSSSHRKKDIKKTLEIFKEADKLLGFSL; this is translated from the coding sequence ATGTACACAGCATCTTCCACTAAATTTTCTCTGCTAACTACATATCtgtcatttttaattatattttgtattgGCTATATTAAAGACATtgcaagaaaaatattaaaaattaataaaaacaagtCCCCGTCAATTCTCAGTGACTTACAATCTTTTTATGGCCGAACTTGCGCCCGAAGGATTTCTGATTGCCTAAATTTCCCTGTTAAAGGCAGGCCGGGTCGAATTATACATGTCCTAAATCGAATACAAGACACACCATACAGTCTAAAGATAACTAAAGAAGTTAAACAACTCATAAACTTCGGATCTTACAATTATCTTGGATTTGGAGATACTCCCGataaacttataaaaaaattacataagACAATCGACAAATACCCAATAAATATAGCCGCATGCTACAGAGACATAGGAAGACACAAACTAATAATcaaattagaaaaagaaatggCTTCATTTTTACACAAAGAAGATTGTGTAGTATTCCCTATGGGGTATGGGACTAATACTTCCAACATACCATGTCTCTTAAGTGAAGGTACACTTGTTTATAGCGACATTTTAAACCACGCGTCGATTATCACTGGTCTAAAAATGGGCAAAGCtgtaataaaaacttttaaacaTAATGATATGGaagatttagaaaaaagattaatatttgatatatCACAAGGTCAACCAACAACTCATAGGTCATGGGAAAAGATAATCGTAATAGTAGAAGGAATTTATTCCATGGAAGGGACAATACTAAAACTTAACGAATTGATAAAtctaaagaaaaaatataaattttatatttttatagacgAGGCGCATTCTATTGGGGCACTAGGCCAAACAGGCAGAGGCGTGTGCGAATATCATAATGTAGATTTTAATGATATCGATATTCTAATGGGAACATTTACCAAAAGTTTCGCCTCCATGGGCGGGTATATCGCAGCATCAAAATCAATAGTCGATCATTTAAGAATTTTCAGCGATTTCTCACGATTTGGCGAACAAATGAGCCCAGTCGTCGCACGACAAATCTTAGAATGtttgaaaattattaaatataaaaaattaggaCTCAGAAAActtgaaaaattaagacGGAATGTCCAACTTATGAGAAATGGACTTAAAAAGCTTAATATGTTTGTATTGGGCGACGAGTCATCTCCAGTTATACCAGTTATTATTACACATCCTGCGAAAATGTGTGAATTATCGAGAATTTGTCGCGAGGAAGGTATTGGTGTGGTTATCGTGGGATATCCTGGTGCACCAATTCTGTATGGTCGTGTAAGATTGTGTATGTCAAGTTCacatagaaaaaaagatattaaaaaaacacttGAAATATTCAAAGAGGCAGATAAATTATTAGGATTTTCATtataa
- a CDS encoding putative SP-containing membrane protein, translating to MFGFIFCILKIFAFSKDYQTVLEVIKRLHRDTEYKTIYDLFGVYSFTSTSAVQKKFVKLITAKETPPRINLPLKDFKNLVTACYDVIKNKKSAYDEILNNRYLMYDDKKNYTNSRYMIAASLLALLLSLDLVFYCYNFIKYLSLTKSEIEDESNSKKKKKARKNAVIKNMTKPDMYIYKGYKKIMSLLGK from the coding sequence ATGTTTGGTTTTATTTTCTgcattttgaaaatatttgctTTTTCCAAAGATTACCAAACAGTACTTGAAGTAATTAAAAGACTTCATAGAGACACGGAGTACAAAACAATATACGATTTATTCGGTGTTTACAGTTTTACTTCGACCAGTGCTGTacagaaaaaatttgtaaaacttATCACTGCTAAAGAAACCCCTCCTCGTATAAATTTGCCActaaaagattttaaaaatctcGTGACTGCTTGCTACgatgtaataaaaaataagaaatctGCTTACGacgaaattttaaataatagaTATCTAATGTATGAtgataaaaagaattataCTAATTCTAGGTATATGATCGCCGCGTCGCTTTTGGCCTTGTTATTGAGTCTTGATTTGGTATTTTACTGCTATAATTtcatcaaatatttatctttaacaAAATCAGAAATTGAAGATGAGTCAAATagtaaaaagaaaaagaaagcaagaaaaaatgcagtaattaaaaacatgACTAAACCCGATATGTATATCTACAAAGGGTATAAGAAAATCATGTCTTTATtaggaaaataa
- a CDS encoding 2-(3-amino-3-carboxypropyl)histidine synthase subunit: protein MFLDWELLTVKLQNVEEICLLVSKEYSSMVQDVYDKIISLSPNINIFIISSDEIICPLKHKKMDMVVLMGIECPEHKFHNRICITEELIDEQKNKLKNEKNIIFDSSFLKYQQEDFKIDEEVLIVTKNESFLRYYSRIADVKSFFNLEMENKMEFLTRRINLSEIAKNNKTFAIIFVHEIYKDLAVKIKEVLEKTGRCAYLLFLRNVRYSRLITIEKIDTLVLIDCPSFDNYQIDVTLPILSPIDVQYILTKKWDSQYEINKFEVEHENTKDKEICKFEGAGKLILESEFFGFQFSHNEEEEDLEIHEGRRGIAGSYENENKH, encoded by the coding sequence ATGTTTTTAGACTGGGAATTGTTAACTGTCAAATTACAAAATGTTGAAGAAATTTGTCTCTTAGTATCAAAAGAATATTCTTCTATGGTTCAAGATGTCTATGATAAGATAATTTCATTAAGcccaaatataaatatttttattattagttCAGATGAAATCATCTGCCcattaaaacataaaaagaTGGATATGGTAGTTCTGATGGGAATAGAATGCCCTGAACataaatttcataataGAATTTGTATTACTGAAGAATTAATTgatgaacaaaaaaataaattaaaaaatgaaaaaaatataatttttgatagttcttttttaaaatatcaacaAGAAGACTTCAAAATAGATGAAGAAGTTTTAATAGTCACAAAAAATGAATCGTTTTTACGATATTATTCGAGAATAGCAGAtgtaaaatcatttttcaatttagaaatggaaaataaaatggaaTTCTTGACTCGtagaataaatttatcagaAATAgctaaaaataacaaaactTTCGCGATTATTTTTGTCCACGAAATTTACAAAGATTTAGctgtaaaaattaaagaagttttagaaaaaactGGTAGATGCgcatatttattatttcttagaAATGTAAGATATTCAAGATTAATAACAATAGAGAAAATAGATACACTTGTTTTAATTGATTGCCCGTCTTTTGATAATTATCAAATAGACGTAACTCTTCCTATTTTGAGTCCGATTGATGTGCAATATATTCTTACGAAGAAATGGGATTCGCAATAtgaaataaacaaatttgaaGTAGAACACGAAAACACAAAAGACAAagaaatttgtaaatttgaAGGAGCTGGGAAACTTATTTTAGAAAGTGAATTTTTTGGATTTCAATTTTCTCATAATGAGgaagaagaagatttaGAAATACATGAAGGAAGAAGAGGAATAGCAGGATCATatgaaaatgaaaataagcATTAA
- a CDS encoding GPN-Loop GTPase 2: MVYCEIVIGPPGSGKSTYVQQKALDIKHRSPFLINLDPGNIHTGLYDYNISTTTKEYQIKNQKGPNGSTKDILHDFVMDIEDFYYTHLESNEDYLIFDLPGQVEFFIAGGSLSTLVNFLTKKDINVVIVNLIDLVFFNTALISSYLFTYISIYRMEVPFLCVISKCDKYLDYDMNYSLEDISNLTVLDVLNPEKKFEKIATEFLKDYFVYNFQILNYNDKNSKLILQLNIDKCSGYCFTDEFDTNESYLKDIDSDKLFEPYNK; encoded by the coding sequence ATGGTTTACTGCGAAATTGTCATTGGTCCACCTGGCAGTGGAAAATCAACTTATGTGCAGCAGAAAGCTCTAGACATAAAACATAGATCgccttttttaataaatttagatcCAGGAAATATACACACTGGATTATATGACTACAATATTTCAACTACCACCAAAGaatatcaaattaaaaaccaAAAAGGGCCTAATGGCTCAACAAAAGACATCCTTCATGACTTTGTAATGGACattgaagatttttattatactcATTTGGAAAGCAATGAAGATTATTTGATCTTCGATCTTCCAGGACAAGtcgaattttttatagcgGGCGGAAGTCTCTCAACATTAGTAAATTTTCTTACTAAAAAAGACATAAATGTAGTCATTGTCAATTTAATAGATcttgtcttttttaatactgCACTTATctcttcatatttatttacttaTATTTCAATTTACCGTATGGAAGTCCCTTTTCTATGTGTAATAAGTAAATGTGACAAATATTTGGATTATGACATGAATTATTCCTTGGAAGACATTAGTAATTTAACAGTACTTGATGTTTTAAATCCagagaaaaaatttgaaaaaattgctactgaatttttaaaagattattttgtttacaatttccaaatattaaattataacgACAAAAACTCGAAATTAATTCTTCAACTAAATATTGACAAATGTAGTGGGTACTGCTTTACTGATGAATTTGACACTAACGaatcatatttaaaagatattgaTTCTGATAAGTTATTTGAACCttataacaaataa
- a CDS encoding putative SP-containing membrane protein, producing MFLSLLLFLLKIKTNNDAMIFITKNEDDYTLYLGLNHEIKHGYHMCNLLQIHKDTKKRKKLILKNQLNYQPNENNTFSSFKNDGSLSKLIDDDFPREKDKKEMFTSSQEFFKINFTYDKHYSYFITIIYSKNLDIINNVWRSYQFSLKKDSLLLQLPLVERDDNFETMNMTIPKNSANYFCYISFSDTEEKMKLIKNKKLIKNDIVDKKVKLPRKLGINYGAENKSEASKNKDCTKEINENKDANILINEINENQDNNHTENKSSERKAKNLMEDRTKDLGANKEFNFTKNKSKEGKNTNASKDETSKDKNISISKTKKASQIKDNDDSMKDKTKETSETKYNNNIIEDITKEERGSQDITKEKCVKKDENAMEVGICAKKDKNTTEYKTKKASKNENKDKIESKLTTENPALNKEYNRDTNSNKNKDKTIEAEDKRAGRSGNINKDKNQPKQSLEIQKNKLNSCIGDQKITKNNESTEKNERTSNNKSINSGAPDSNENLEENETTQPCENKPLDQINELMNQQNQNKPKKNASTDNQPNKDSGMPFIMKCVLFGAFFGIIFLVAKNLYK from the coding sequence ATGTTTCTATCattattactttttttattgaaaataaaaaccaaCAACGATGCTATGATATTTATTACTAAAAATGAAGATGACTACACTCTTTATCTTGGCTTAAATCATGAGATAAAACACGGTTATCATATGTGCAATTTATTGCAAATTCATAAagacacaaaaaaaagaaaaaaattgattttgaaaaacCAATTGAATTATCAACctaatgaaaataatactttctcttcttttaaaaatgatggTAGCTTATCTAAATTGATTGATGATGACTTTCCACGTGAAAAAGATAAGAAAGAAATGTTTACAAGCTCacaagaattttttaaaattaattttacatatGACAAACACTATAGTTATTTCataacaataatatattctaaaaatttagatataataaataatgtatGGAGATCATATCAgttttcattaaaaaaggATTCGTTGCTTCTACAATTGCCATTAGTCGAGAGAGATGATAATTTCGAAACTATGAATATGACAATACCTAAAAACAGTGCAAATTATTTCTGttatattagtttttcaGATACAGAAgagaaaatgaaattaataaaaaataaaaaacttattaaaaatgatatagtAGACAAAAAGGTTAAACTACCCAGAAAACTTGGTATAAATTATGGAGCAGAAAACAAATCAGAAGCAAGCAAAAACAAAGACTGCacaaaagaaataaacgAAAACAAAGatgcaaatattttaataaatgaaataaacGAAAACCAAGATAATAACCATACGGAAAATAAATCAAGCGAAAGAAAAGCCAAAAACCTTATGGAAGATAGAACAAAAGATTTGGGTGCTAACaaagaatttaattttacaaaaaataaatcaaaagaAGGCAAAAATACAAACGCTTCTAAAGATGAAACAAgcaaagataaaaatatatccataagcaaaacaaaaaaagcaAGCCAAATTAAAGATAATGATGATAGTATGAAGGACAAGACAAAGGAAACAAGCGaaactaaatataataataacatTATAGAAGATATAACAAAGGAAGAACGCGGAAGCCAAGATATcacaaaagaaaaatgcgttaaaaaagatgaaaatGCCATGGAAGTTGGAATATGTGCAAagaaagataaaaataccacggaatataaaacaaaaaaagcaagcaaaaatgaaaataaagataaaatagaaTCAAAATTAACAACAGAAAATCCAGctttaaataaagaatacaATAGAGATACAAACtcgaataaaaataaagataaaactATTGAAGCAGAAGATAAAAGAGCAGGAAGAAGcggaaatataaataaagataaaaatcaaCCAAAACAAAGTCttgaaattcaaaaaaataaactaaatTCATGTATAGGAGACCAGAAAATAACAAAGAATAATGAAAGTactgaaaaaaatgaacGAACAAgtaataataaaagtataaattCAGGAGCACCGGATTCTAATGAAAATCTAGAGGAGAATGAAACCACCCAACCTTGCGAAAATAAACCTTTGGatcaaataaatgaattaaTGAACCaacaaaatcaaaataaacctaaaaaaaatgccTCTACAGATAATCAACCGAACAAAGATAGTGGTATGCCGTTTATTATGAAATGTGTGCTATTTGGCGCCTTCTTTGgcattatatttttggtAGCAAAGAatctttacaaataa
- a CDS encoding E3 ubiquitin-protein ligase MARCH-like — MNKIEATCKICYSLDDTILKNNELIAPCNCKGSLKYVHRNCLKMWRFKSKYYNIKKCLQCGMYYNIKDEVYPNSLIIFSLTILILFTIHLLISLVLRFSIKKTYLKMDSDWSDIFYLDSNHVSFYNIPLHITTLFIYILMFKLVFYCNFLSIFNFVFTYWRITQLDFFIDKFLYIGLCVYYFKHIYNTLYNRLEHLYISTKEKQN; from the coding sequence atgaataaaatagaagCAACATGCAAAATATGCTATTCATTAGACGACACAATATTAAAGAACAATGAACTAATTGCGCCTTGTAATTGCAAAGGATCATTGAAATACGTTCACCGCAACTGTCTTAAAATGTGGAGATtcaaatcaaaatattacaatataaaaaaatgtctACAATGCGGAATGTATTACAATATCAAAGATGAAGTATATCCCAATAGTTTAATCATATTCTCGCTCactatattaattttatttactatTCATTTACTTATATCATTAGTGCTAAGATTTTCTAtcaaaaaaacttatttaaaaatggaTAGTGACTGGTCggatatattttatttagattCTAATCACGTATCGTTTTACAATATTCCTTTACATATTACGACactatttatttatattttaatgtttaaattagttttttattgtaattttcTGTCGATTTTTAATTTCGTCTTTACGTATTGGAGAATTACAcaattagatttttttattgacaaatttttatacatagGGTTATGTGTTTACTACTTTAAGCATATATACAATACATTATATAATAGGTTAGAACATCTTTATATATCAACTAAAGAGAAGCAGAATTGA
- a CDS encoding exodeoxyribonuclease III AP endonuclease, giving the protein MKIMSFNVNGIKSFTKFIKENFDLSFNDYLLTYLKVDILCLQETKCCKKDMEDFYTLKDYITLSNNNTHKNGIYGVCTIISKKLYCRKHNIKVPYSEYGRSILTDHKNFKILNLYCPFYDKNGTKTKESVIKFYREIYEFIKKFDDLIVLGDLNATYSLYDHYIFYNEYKKVYDRKIDTQIHDIKIIEKFSEIFNNTKFRENFFKVAIRDDTISDNIFIEDKSNLNFLFGKNIHIFFNSYNSPYLKFLYQSIRHLKNLSFSISEDIENEDVDYSINIIEKSYSSQTELPYLVESASTLSLLFYSTYQRKWLLKFILEMTHIDAFRVFDSRNERYSCWNTQLNLRPRNLGSRIDYILVPIKFFNMIIFSDVIESIYGSDHCPVYVNLNIEVSDDKENICKVRNNLLGFLKIKKT; this is encoded by the coding sequence atgaaaataatgtCGTTTAACGTAAATGgtataaaatcatttacaaaatttatcaaagaAAATTTCGATTTATCATTTAATGATTATTTATTGACTTATCTAAAAGTCGATATTTTATGTCTTCAAGAAACTAAATgttgtaaaaaagatatgGAAGATTTCTATACACTTAAAGATTATATAACTCTAAGTAACAATAATACACATAAAAATGGTATCTATGGCGTATGTACAAtcatttcaaaaaaattatattgtaGAAAAcacaatataaaagttCCATATTCAGAGTACGGAAGATCAATTCTGACtgatcataaaaattttaaaatattaaatttgtattgTCCGTTTTACGATAAAAATGGTACTAAAACAAAAGAATCtgtcataaaattttataggGAAATTTacgaatttataaaaaaatttgatgaTTTGATAGTTTTAGGCGATTTAAATGCTACTTATAGTTTATATgatcattatattttttataatgaatATAAGAAAGTGTATGATAGAAAAATAGATACTCAAATTCAcgatattaaaattatagaaaaattttcagaaatttttaataatacaaaattcagagaaaatttttttaaagtagCGATAAGAGACGATACAATAAGtgataatatatttatagaagataaaagcaatttaaattttttatttggtaaaaatattcatatattctttaattcATATAATTCGccatatttaaaatttctctaTCAGTCAATTcgtcatttaaaaaatttatcgtTCTCTATATCGGAAGATATAGAGAATGAAGATGTAGAttattctataaatataattgagAAATCTTATTCTAGTCAAACTGAACTCCCCTATCTTGTAGAAAGTGCATCTActttatctttattattttatagcACATACCAGAGAAAATGGctcttaaaatttattctagAAATGACACATATAGATGCATTTAGAGTATTTGATAGTAGAAATGAAAGATACTCATGTTGGAATACACAACTAAATCTTCGACCTAGGAATTTAGGAAGTCGTATTGATTATATTTTGGTAcctataaaattttttaatatgattattttttcagaTGTTATAGAATCAATTTATGGTAGTGATCATTGTCCAGTCTATGtgaatttaaatattgaagTTAGTGatgataaagaaaatatttgtaaagtaagaaacaatttattgggttttttaaaaattaaaaaaacataa